The Vibrio rhizosphaerae genome contains the following window.
CGCCGGTGGGGCGATGAGCCGTTTTGTCGAACTCATCAACGCGCTGGAAGATGATACCGTTGAAATGCCGCTGCATCGTCAGACCGACCATGTGATTAAAGCCTCTGGTTTGTATGCCATGTATGAACAAGAAAAAGGTGAGAAGTCAAAAGCCCGTTTGGAAAACTTAGAGGAGCTGGTGACTGCGACGCGTCAATTTGAAAAGCCGGAAGAAGCTGAAGAAATGACCATGCTGACCGCATTTCTGACCCATGCGGCATTAGAATCCGGTGAAGGGCAGGCCGATGAATTTGATGACGCCGTCCAACTGATGACGTTGCACAGCGCCAAAGGTCTCGAGTTTCCGCTGGTGTTTATGGTTGGGGTGGAAGAAGGGATGTTTCCGAGTCTGATGTCGGCAGAAGAAGCCGGCAGGCTGGAAGAAGAACGCCGTCTCTGCTACGTCGGCATGACCCGGGCCATGAAAAAGCTCTACATTACCTATGCGGAAATGCGGCGTCTGTACGGGCAGGATAAATATCACAAACCGTCCCGTTTCATTCGTGAACTGCCGGAAGGGTGCCTTGATGAAGTGCGGATGAAAGCACAAGTCAGCCGTCCGACCAGTACCGGCCGATTTAGTCAGAAAGTGGTTAAAGAGAGCTTCAATGAAACCGGGTTTAATCTGGGGAGCCGGGTCAGACATCCGAAATTTGGTGAAGGCACCATTATTAATTTTGAAGGGGCCGGGCCGCAAAGTCGGGTTCAGGTTGCCTTTAATGGTGAAGGCATAAAATGGCTGGTGACGGCCTATGCAAAACTGGAAGCTTTATAATTGCTCTCTGATAAGGATAACCGTTGATGCAACAGCTTCGTGACCTGCAAGGCCTTGGTCCAAAATCCGAACAGATGTTAGTCGCCGCCGGGATAGCATCGGTCGCCAGCCTGCGTGAGTTAGGTGCGGTGGCCGCGTATATCCGAGTTTGCCGGCATGCTCAGGTCAACCCCAGTCTCAACCTGCTTTATGCGTTGGTCGGTGCGCTGGAAGGCGAACACTGGCTGACCATTGCCAAGCAACAAAAAGCAGATCTGATTATGCAGTTGGAAGGCTTTGAGCAGTTAGAAAAATTCTTTGCAGAAGCCGGTGAACCGCTTCATTTGTAAGATGTTGTTATCTAACATTTGAATAGGATAACGGTTTAGTTTTGTTTCATGAAGTGATTGTCAATGCATTCGATACCAACCCAAATAACGTTCTTTGAATTTCTGACGCCTTTTGTGGCTGCGGGGCTGAAAACGATCACGATCCGAGATCGTTCTGAGAGTCATTATGTGGTTGGTTCCCAAGTCGAGGTGTTGACTCTGGAAACCCAGCAAAAGGTATGCGACATTGAAATTATTGCCGTTGAGCCGCTTCGGTTTGATGAGATCAACCAATTCCACGCCCGGCAGGAACATCTGCCATTACCGCAACTGAAAACCTTGATACGAGACGTCTACCCAGAGACGGATGAGCTATTTATGATTACATTTAAGCGGTTGTAATTTTAACGAATCTTGTATTATCCCCCCTCATTCTCAGCTGCGCAGTATGCGTGAGTCGATTGTTTTTTATCCGTTTTCTCTCTTGGAAGTGATTTGTCTTGACCCCATGTCTAAAAACGGAGGGGGGCCGAAGCCGCTTGCTATGCCCGGGGAAACCGCACTTCCCGGGAGGAAAAATATTCTCTATTGATAATCAGTTACCCAAACCACCGCAGCGAGTGATATTCACGATCGACTTGTCTCAGCGCTTGAGAGAGCGGGTGTTGCATTAGCGGAGGGCAAGAGAAGCGGGGGAGTGCAAGAAACGGGGAGTGTAAGAAACGACACATAAGAAAAACCCCGGGAGCGATGCCCACCGGGGTTCTGTTCTTTGCTTGCAGCCATCCTGCTACGATCAGTGCGTCCTGCATCTAATCCCTGATCAGTCTGCTGAATCCTTCAGCCGATCCTTTCATCGCCTTCCTAGCGGTGTCCTGAACTTCCTGTCTGCTAACCATCCTGTTAGCACTGTCATCCCTGAACGGTTCCCTGACATCATCCTGATGTGCTTTACCCTTCCTGAGTATGTCCATCGTCATCCCTGTTCGTGACCATCCTGTCAACGAATCAATTCCTTTCGATGTCCTTGTGCCAACTCCCTGCTGACAAGTTATATACTACGTTGCTGTATGAGTTCGGCAATCTTTTGAGGTCACAGAATCTGAATGAATGGCTGATTGATAACTGTACATATATATATTATTCAATTAGTTATGATGTTTTTTGTGAAAATGTCGCCAGTCTGAATCTCTATTGGCTCACTCATTTGTAAGAGATCTCTTACAATCGAGAGAGCCAAATAGCTATGATACTGGTTACATTTTATTCGCCAATCGCAACACCTTCCCGGCGTGGATCCGCTGCTCCTTCAAGACCGTCTTTGGTCAGACGAATGGCATGAAGCCCGGAGTTCAGTGCTTGGATATTGACGTGATAGCCCATCTTTTCCAGCGCGGGTTTGAGCTGTTCTGCTCGGGTGCCTTGTTCAAGATCGATCGGTCCGAATCGATCCACAATATGAGGCATATTCAACGCTTGTTGGATATCTTGTCCCCAAGTCAGATGTGCGATCAAAGCCTGAGCGACGTAGCCGATGATGCGGCTGCCGCCCGGAGATCCAATTGCCAGATAAGGCTGCCCATCTTTCAACACAATCGTCGGTGCCATCGAAGAGCGAGGGCGTTTGCCGGGTTCGACGCGGTTGGCGACAGGGGCATCTCCGTCATGTGATTTGAACGAAAAATCGGTCAGCTCATTGTTGAGCAAAAATCCCCGGACCATCAGACGGGAACCAAACCCATTTTCAATCGTGGTTGTCATTGATACGACATTGCCTTCCCGGTCAACGATATTGAAATGACTGGTACAAGGCAGTTCGATGGCCTGATCGGTACCGAGTTGCATGGCATGTTGCCATGGCGGGCTTCCGGCAGAAATGTCGGTCAGTGGTTTCCCCGGCTGAATCAGTTTCGCCCGTTGAGCAAGATAGTCCTGATCAACCAATCCCTGAGTCGGCATCGGTACAAAGTCTTCATCGGCCATGAACTTCCCTCGATCAGCAAAGGCTAACTGTGAAGCATCGGCGAGTACCTGCCATGATTTTTCACTATTGGCCCCCCATTTTTTCAGATCAAAGTGTTGTGCGATAGAGAGAATCTGTCCGACAGTGAGAGCCCCTGAACTGGGCGGCCCCATGCCGCAGATATCGTAACCCTGATAGTCGGCACACACCGGCTGACGTTCTTTGATGGTATAGTTGTCAAAGTCTGTTTGTGACAGCACACCGGGATTACCGGGGGCGTTGCGAACGGTGGCAACAATATCTTCAGCGATCTTGCCGTGATAAAAGGCATCTGCTCCATCGTTAGCGATCAGCGTCAGTGTTTGGGCATATTGCGGATTTTTGAGCAGCGTCCCGGCGGGTTTCGGATTCCCTTGGGCGTCAAAAAAGTAGTGGCGTGTACCTGAATAACGGCTCAGGCGTTGGGTATCATCGGCAATTTGTTTGGCGAGGCGCGGACTAATGCGAAAGCCTTGTTTCGCTTGTTCTATCGCCGGTTCAAAGAGTTTTTTCCAAGGGAGTTTGCCGTATTTCTGATGCGTTTCCCAAAGCAGTTTGACCGTGCCGGGAGTGCCGACAGAACGACCACCGACGACGGCATCGTAAAACTTAAGTGGCTGTCCCTGCTGATCCAGAAAGAGTTCAGGGGTTGCCTGTACGGGGGCCGTTTCTCGGGCATCAAATGTGGTGAGATGCTGCTTTTTCTGATCCCAGTACACCATGAATGCTCCCCCGCCGATGCCTGACGATTGGGGTTCGACTAAACCGAGCACCAGTTGCACAGCGACCATCGCATCAATCGCATTGCCCCCCTGTCGAAGGATATCTGCGCCGGCTTTGGCTGCGAGTGGATTTGCCGCTGTGACCATCCACTGTTTGGCATGCGTCAGTGTCTTGACATCATGGCCGGTGTTGATTTCGGGGGCGACGGAATCGGCAACTTGTGCCGCGTGAATGTTCAGGGTGGTGAACAACCCTGAGAGTATGAGTAATGTTTTTATTTTCACCGGTGAACCTCCATGTTGCATTAACATTTATGCAACACCAAGAATGACACCACATTTCTTATAAATCTAGCGGTTTCACGGATTTGTTGCGGGTGAATCGAAGGCGAGTCACACCGTGTTACAGATCAGGCGAATAGCGTGAGGGTTGTGCAGGCATGATAACCGATTATCAGACCGAGGACGGAGAAAATGACGCCGCATAGACCATCGATAAATACGGCTGCAGACTGCAATCGATGTTGTAATCGCTGACTGGAAAGCAGCCACGCAAGAAGCGCGAACCAGAAAAAAGACAACCCCCACAGGATCACCAAAGCGAGTAGTTTACCTGAAGCGGAAAAGTCGACCGGGATCAGACTCGACATCAGGCTGATGAAAAAGACCAGCGCTTTAGGATTGAGAAGATTGGTCAGAAAGCCTTTGGAAAAAGCCTGCTTGCGGTTGTCGAGCCACAACGATGACGATGAGGGCTGTGGCGATTGGTGGCGGTTATGTCTGCGTTGGTAAA
Protein-coding sequences here:
- a CDS encoding TfoX/Sxy family protein gives rise to the protein MQQLRDLQGLGPKSEQMLVAAGIASVASLRELGAVAAYIRVCRHAQVNPSLNLLYALVGALEGEHWLTIAKQQKADLIMQLEGFEQLEKFFAEAGEPLHL
- the yqfB gene encoding N(4)-acetylcytidine aminohydrolase, whose product is MHSIPTQITFFEFLTPFVAAGLKTITIRDRSESHYVVGSQVEVLTLETQQKVCDIEIIAVEPLRFDEINQFHARQEHLPLPQLKTLIRDVYPETDELFMITFKRL
- the ggt gene encoding gamma-glutamyltransferase, which translates into the protein MQHGGSPVKIKTLLILSGLFTTLNIHAAQVADSVAPEINTGHDVKTLTHAKQWMVTAANPLAAKAGADILRQGGNAIDAMVAVQLVLGLVEPQSSGIGGGAFMVYWDQKKQHLTTFDARETAPVQATPELFLDQQGQPLKFYDAVVGGRSVGTPGTVKLLWETHQKYGKLPWKKLFEPAIEQAKQGFRISPRLAKQIADDTQRLSRYSGTRHYFFDAQGNPKPAGTLLKNPQYAQTLTLIANDGADAFYHGKIAEDIVATVRNAPGNPGVLSQTDFDNYTIKERQPVCADYQGYDICGMGPPSSGALTVGQILSIAQHFDLKKWGANSEKSWQVLADASQLAFADRGKFMADEDFVPMPTQGLVDQDYLAQRAKLIQPGKPLTDISAGSPPWQHAMQLGTDQAIELPCTSHFNIVDREGNVVSMTTTIENGFGSRLMVRGFLLNNELTDFSFKSHDGDAPVANRVEPGKRPRSSMAPTIVLKDGQPYLAIGSPGGSRIIGYVAQALIAHLTWGQDIQQALNMPHIVDRFGPIDLEQGTRAEQLKPALEKMGYHVNIQALNSGLHAIRLTKDGLEGAADPRREGVAIGE
- a CDS encoding LysE family translocator, which encodes MLTESHILLTLASIHWIALMSPGPDFALVVQNATRYGRSTGIYIALGLSFGILTHSILSLTGISLIVHTHPVWFALIQIAGGSYLGWLGISTLKGLYQRRHNRHQSPQPSSSSLWLDNRKQAFSKGFLTNLLNPKALVFFISLMSSLIPVDFSASGKLLALVILWGLSFFWFALLAWLLSSQRLQHRLQSAAVFIDGLCGVIFSVLGLIIGYHACTTLTLFA